A window from Streptomyces sp. FXJ1.172 encodes these proteins:
- a CDS encoding DUF6233 domain-containing protein has protein sequence MNDPASSRLDLLRFLERVQEQDLARTRRWIDEERRKTERLQGEQARPEPPDWMIEYGLNRDALPTAVHTGECTMAGKRSKPTDSDTVRRALAAGVKPCQFCRPDTELGVLD, from the coding sequence GTGAACGATCCTGCTTCCTCGCGTCTCGATCTCCTGCGCTTTCTCGAACGCGTCCAGGAACAAGACCTGGCCCGCACCCGCCGCTGGATCGACGAGGAACGCCGCAAGACCGAGCGCCTACAGGGCGAGCAGGCCCGGCCGGAACCCCCGGACTGGATGATCGAGTACGGACTCAACCGGGACGCCTTGCCGACCGCGGTGCACACAGGCGAGTGCACGATGGCAGGCAAGCGATCGAAGCCCACGGACTCGGACACAGTCCGGCGCGCCCTCGCGGCCGGCGTGAAACCGTGCCAGTTCTGCCGGCCGGATACCGAGCTGGGTGTCCTGGACTAG